A stretch of DNA from Rhizobium sp. BT04:
ACGCCACATGGATCGACCTCGATTTCGAAGGCGTTGCCAAGCGGGCCGTCGAGCGGCTGATCGCACGCGGCCATCGCCGGATCGCGATCACTGTGCCGTCGAGCGAGATTAATCTCGGCTACATCTTCGTCGAAGGATATCGCCACGCACTTGAACAGCACGGTATTCCCTTCGATCCGTCGCTCGTCATCCGCGTCAAATCGAGCGAACAGGGCGGCTATCAAGCGGCGCATGAATTGCTGCTGCTTGAGGAGCGGCCGACGGCTGTCATTCTGATCTATGAGTTGATGGCGATCGGCCTCTATCGCCGTCTGATGGAATCGGGCGTCATGCCCGGACGGGACCTTGCGGTGATCGGCTTCCGCGATGCCCCGCGCTCACGATTCCTGCAGCCGTCGCTGACTTGCTTTCGCATGTCGCTCCACGATCTCGGCGTGAAACTCGGCAGGATGCTTCTCGCCAATATGCCGGCCTATGCCGAATTCTACTCAGGGGACGGCCGCAACACGATCTGGCCTCTCGAGCTGGTGCCGGGCGAAAGCGACGTGTTTCAGGTCGCAGTCAAAGCTTGAACTCTAGCCCATTGCGGCCGGAAGACTGAAGCTGACCTGCCCTCTCCCGCGTCTTCACCCGAATTGTCTTTCCCCTCAATGGCGCTCAGGTAAACAAGCTTTCGACCTCGGCGCGCAAAACAGGCAGATCGTTTCTCGATAGTCTATTAAATTGATAGATTATATAAATAGTTCGGAATTGGCCGAACGCCTGATATGATCGAGGAACAGAAATATGTCGAAACGAACATCGCGCTGGTTCGCTCTCGTCGCGGCCGCATGCTCCCTGACCATCGGCTCTTCGGCAATCGCCGCCGATACTGCATCCGCCGTGAACACCCTCCCAACGGAGATTCCGGCCGGTACGGTGCTCCGCATCGGCGATCCCGAGACCCAGACCGCGTTGAAGCTTTCCGGCCTGATCGACAAGCTGCCCTTCAAGGTCGAATGGGCCAATATCAGCGGCGGTCCTCTGACGATCGAGGCGTTCCGCGCCAATGCGCTTGATGTCGGCGCCGTCGCCGACATACCGCCGATCCATGCCACCTGGACGGGGCTCGATGTCCGCATCGTCGCCGCACAGCTACGCAAAGATCCCATCCAGCATCCGATCTACCAGCTCGGCATCGCGCCCGGCGTCGACGTGAGATCGATCGGCGATCTCAAGGGTAAGCGCATCGCCTTCAGCCCCGGCCAGGCGCAAGGCGCGCTCGTCCTTCGCGTCCTGCAGGCGGCGGGTCTCGCAAAGACCGATGTGACGCTCGTCGAAATCCCGAGCAAGGGCGATACCTATCCGGTCGCGCTTGCCAATCACCAGGTCGATGTCGCGCCGATTTCAGGTGTTCTGATCAAGCATTATCTGCGCCAATACGGCGCCGATGGCGCCACCACCATACCGCACGGTCTGCGCGA
This window harbors:
- a CDS encoding ABC transporter substrate-binding protein yields the protein MSKRTSRWFALVAAACSLTIGSSAIAADTASAVNTLPTEIPAGTVLRIGDPETQTALKLSGLIDKLPFKVEWANISGGPLTIEAFRANALDVGAVADIPPIHATWTGLDVRIVAAQLRKDPIQHPIYQLGIAPGVDVRSIGDLKGKRIAFSPGQAQGALVLRVLQAAGLAKTDVTLVEIPSKGDTYPVALANHQVDVAPISGVLIKHYLRQYGADGATTIPHGLRDDPSDLYAPKSVLDDPAKAAALGAYVHYWALASKWVEDHPQEWIKGYYVATQGLNAEDGQYLVDAEGLIDIPTRWDEVIVRQQATIDLLSKELNKPAFKAEGLFDRRFETIAGRALDAS
- a CDS encoding substrate-binding domain-containing protein; protein product: MKGIRQLADHLDISIGTVSRALNGKPDVNEETRRRVLAAAEELGYVANQSGRSLRQGETKVIGLMIASSKETVENADNFFLGVTSGLQSVFARHKLDLIMLPCPNDEDPHEYLKRMVARRIVDAMIISETQRIDRRIDLLSRAKIPFITLGRSLSASNATWIDLDFEGVAKRAVERLIARGHRRIAITVPSSEINLGYIFVEGYRHALEQHGIPFDPSLVIRVKSSEQGGYQAAHELLLLEERPTAVILIYELMAIGLYRRLMESGVMPGRDLAVIGFRDAPRSRFLQPSLTCFRMSLHDLGVKLGRMLLANMPAYAEFYSGDGRNTIWPLELVPGESDVFQVAVKA